The Primulina eburnea isolate SZY01 chromosome 13, ASM2296580v1, whole genome shotgun sequence genome includes a region encoding these proteins:
- the LOC140809945 gene encoding ubiquinol oxidase, mitochondrial-like isoform X1 gives MNRLVVSSVMKRVVTGGGFSSSSGPFHVFGEMAKGQSLGLSVGWRRLMSSAAEPSSSGMEKKGSYDVALEKAEKGGVSSYWGITRPKITKEDGTEWVWNCFMPWETYHSNLSIDLHKHHVPKKFLDKVAYRTVKLLRIPTDLFFKRRYGCRAMMLETVAAVPGMVGGMLLHLRSLRKFQQSGGWIKALLEEAENERMHLMTMVELVQPKWYERLLVLTVQGVFFNAFFVLYVMSPKLAHRVVGYLEEEAIHSYTEYLKDIESGAIKNVPAPAIAIDYWRLPKDATLKDVITVIRADEAHHRDVNHFASDVHFQGKELRDSPAPVGYH, from the exons ATGAATCGCTTGGTGGTGAGTTCAGTGATGAAGCGCGTGGTTACCGGCGGTGGATTTAGCAGTTCTTCGGGTCCGTTTCATGTGTTTGGGGAGATGGCGAAGGGTCAGAGCTTGGGCTTGTCGGTGGGATGGAGGCGGTTGATGAGCTCCGCGGCGGAGCCTTCGTCGTCGGGGATGGAGAAGAAGGGGAGTTACGACGTGGCGCTGGAGAAGGCGGAGAAAGGTGGAGTTTCGAGCTATTGGGGAATCACGAGGCCTAAGATTACTAAAGAAGATGGGACCGAGTGGGTTTGGAACTGCTTCATG CCATGGGAAACTTATCATTCGAACTTGTCAATTGATCTTCACAAGCATCATGTTCCGAAGAAATTTCTTGATAAAGTAGCATACCGAACAGTGAAGCTTCTTAGAATTCCTACAGACCTATTTTTCAAG AGGCGGTATGGATGTCGGGCGATGATGCTTGAAACTGTGGCTGCTGTTCCTGGTATGGTAGGAGGAATGCTTTTGCATCTCAGGTCACTGCGCAAATTTCAGCAAAGTGGTGGTTGGATTAAAGCATTACTTGAAGAAGCTGAAAACGAGAGGATGCACTTAATGACCATGGTAGAGCTTGTGCAGCCTAAATGGTACGAGAGACTTCTGGTGCTCACAGTTCAAGGAGTCTTCTTCAACGCCTTCTTTGTACTGTACGTGATGTCTCCGAAACTGGCTCATAGAGTTGTTGGTTACTTAGAAGAAGAGGCCATACATTCATATACCGAGTACTTGAAGGATATCGAAAGTGGTGCCATTAAAAATGTCCCTGCTCCAGCTATTGCCATTGACTACTGGAGACTTCCCAAAGATGCAACTCTGAAGGATGTTATCACTGTCATCCGGGCCGATGAAGCACACCATCGAGATGTTAACCATTTTGCTTCG GATGTTCATTTCCAGGGAAAGGAATTAAGAGACTCACCAGCTCCTGTTGGGTACCATTAA
- the LOC140809945 gene encoding ubiquinol oxidase, mitochondrial-like isoform X2 gives MNRLVVSSVMKRVVTGGGFSSSSGPFHVFGEMAKGQSLGLSVGWRRLMSSAAEPSSSGMEKKGSYDVALEKAEKGGVSSYWGITRPKITKEDGTEWVWNCFMRRYGCRAMMLETVAAVPGMVGGMLLHLRSLRKFQQSGGWIKALLEEAENERMHLMTMVELVQPKWYERLLVLTVQGVFFNAFFVLYVMSPKLAHRVVGYLEEEAIHSYTEYLKDIESGAIKNVPAPAIAIDYWRLPKDATLKDVITVIRADEAHHRDVNHFASDVHFQGKELRDSPAPVGYH, from the exons ATGAATCGCTTGGTGGTGAGTTCAGTGATGAAGCGCGTGGTTACCGGCGGTGGATTTAGCAGTTCTTCGGGTCCGTTTCATGTGTTTGGGGAGATGGCGAAGGGTCAGAGCTTGGGCTTGTCGGTGGGATGGAGGCGGTTGATGAGCTCCGCGGCGGAGCCTTCGTCGTCGGGGATGGAGAAGAAGGGGAGTTACGACGTGGCGCTGGAGAAGGCGGAGAAAGGTGGAGTTTCGAGCTATTGGGGAATCACGAGGCCTAAGATTACTAAAGAAGATGGGACCGAGTGGGTTTGGAACTGCTTCATG AGGCGGTATGGATGTCGGGCGATGATGCTTGAAACTGTGGCTGCTGTTCCTGGTATGGTAGGAGGAATGCTTTTGCATCTCAGGTCACTGCGCAAATTTCAGCAAAGTGGTGGTTGGATTAAAGCATTACTTGAAGAAGCTGAAAACGAGAGGATGCACTTAATGACCATGGTAGAGCTTGTGCAGCCTAAATGGTACGAGAGACTTCTGGTGCTCACAGTTCAAGGAGTCTTCTTCAACGCCTTCTTTGTACTGTACGTGATGTCTCCGAAACTGGCTCATAGAGTTGTTGGTTACTTAGAAGAAGAGGCCATACATTCATATACCGAGTACTTGAAGGATATCGAAAGTGGTGCCATTAAAAATGTCCCTGCTCCAGCTATTGCCATTGACTACTGGAGACTTCCCAAAGATGCAACTCTGAAGGATGTTATCACTGTCATCCGGGCCGATGAAGCACACCATCGAGATGTTAACCATTTTGCTTCG GATGTTCATTTCCAGGGAAAGGAATTAAGAGACTCACCAGCTCCTGTTGGGTACCATTAA
- the LOC140809570 gene encoding copper-transporting ATPase PAA1, chloroplastic-like isoform X1, protein MDGTFLSTNINLFESNSVAQVHRRFFTIRPSQITPPQLWRNSELSRLGSGYSARCFGSVDRLTSRHQFSAKGGYWKSNAVPAGASDAAALSSDAIVLHVRGMSCEGCVASVQRILESQEPVSSANVNLTTETAIVWLVSDAKVAPGWQKDLGQALAKHLTSCGFESNLRDAQ, encoded by the exons ATGGACGGAACGTTCCTCTCTACGAACATCAACCTTTTCGAATCCAATTCTGTCGCTCAAGTCCACCGCCGCTTCTTCACGATTCGTCCGAGTCAAATCACTCCCCCCCAACTCTGGCGCAACTCGGAGCTGAGCCGGCTTGGATCGGGTTATTCAGCGAGATGCTTCGGCTCAGTTGATCGGCTCACCAGCCGGCATCAATTTTCTGCCAAGGGTGGATACTGGAAGTCGAACGCCGTTCCCGCCGGTGCTTCAGATGCTGCTGCTTTGAGTTCTGACGCTATTGTTCTTCACGTACGG GGAATGTCATGCGAGGGATGCGTGGCCAGTGTTCAGAGAATTCTAGAAAGTCAA GAACCAGTTTCTTCAGCTAATGTGAATCTCACAACTGAGACAGCAATTGTATGGCTTGTGTCTGATGCCAAGGTTGCGCCCGGATGGCAGAAGGATTTAGGGCAAGCTCTTGCAAAGCATTTGACTAGTTGTGGATTCGAATCTAATCTCAGAG ATGCACAATAG
- the LOC140809570 gene encoding copper-transporting ATPase PAA1, chloroplastic-like isoform X2 yields MDGTFLSTNINLFESNSVAQVHRRFFTIRPSQITPPQLWRNSELSRLGSGYSARCFGSVDRLTSRHQFSAKGGYWKSNAVPAGASDAAALSSDAIVLHGMSCEGCVASVQRILESQEPVSSANVNLTTETAIVWLVSDAKVAPGWQKDLGQALAKHLTSCGFESNLRDAQ; encoded by the exons ATGGACGGAACGTTCCTCTCTACGAACATCAACCTTTTCGAATCCAATTCTGTCGCTCAAGTCCACCGCCGCTTCTTCACGATTCGTCCGAGTCAAATCACTCCCCCCCAACTCTGGCGCAACTCGGAGCTGAGCCGGCTTGGATCGGGTTATTCAGCGAGATGCTTCGGCTCAGTTGATCGGCTCACCAGCCGGCATCAATTTTCTGCCAAGGGTGGATACTGGAAGTCGAACGCCGTTCCCGCCGGTGCTTCAGATGCTGCTGCTTTGAGTTCTGACGCTATTGTTCTTCAC GGAATGTCATGCGAGGGATGCGTGGCCAGTGTTCAGAGAATTCTAGAAAGTCAA GAACCAGTTTCTTCAGCTAATGTGAATCTCACAACTGAGACAGCAATTGTATGGCTTGTGTCTGATGCCAAGGTTGCGCCCGGATGGCAGAAGGATTTAGGGCAAGCTCTTGCAAAGCATTTGACTAGTTGTGGATTCGAATCTAATCTCAGAG ATGCACAATAG